A window from Erythrobacter sp. YJ-T3-07 encodes these proteins:
- the cls gene encoding cardiolipin synthase, whose amino-acid sequence MIDIGSVMDGTFAWVWDHLLAIMGWIIAMIAFVVVPFRRPPAEARNWLLIFFALPWVALPIYWLIGRPRYAKQRRERVEDLPGILERIARKTGFDQVQITPNLCEDNHSLANLAHGLGQFPAVDGNRIELLGDYHGTIDRIIADIDRAQHHVNVEFYIFKSDRVGDRLMAALERANARGVTCRVLLDALGSYGSVASIKHRLEAAGIEVHDILPLRRRLSSSRVDLRNHRKIVVVDGRVGYTGSQNIWAPEDHGRQANRELAVRVTGPLVVQLQAIFVCDWYLETLEELAEDAMFPPLDRGTGLAAQIIATGPDNPVGGMDLIVAQAMHNASEEIVIVTPYFVPNDSLLTAIRGAVLRGVRVRLITAAKCDQYLAGLAQRSYYEEILSLGAEIHLFGPEFLHAKHSRVDHEVAILGSSNMDMRSFELNAEIDLLCYDEAFAKDLQQVENRYLERSTPLSCDEWKRRPLMHKVLENAARMMSELI is encoded by the coding sequence ATGATCGACATCGGCAGCGTGATGGATGGCACCTTTGCCTGGGTCTGGGACCACCTGCTGGCAATCATGGGCTGGATCATCGCCATGATCGCCTTCGTGGTCGTGCCGTTTCGTCGCCCGCCGGCAGAGGCACGCAACTGGCTGCTGATCTTCTTCGCGCTGCCCTGGGTGGCATTACCCATCTACTGGCTCATCGGCCGCCCGCGATATGCCAAGCAGCGTCGGGAGCGGGTTGAGGATCTGCCGGGTATTCTTGAGCGGATCGCCCGCAAGACGGGCTTCGACCAGGTACAGATCACGCCGAACCTGTGCGAAGACAACCATTCGCTGGCCAACCTCGCGCACGGGCTGGGCCAGTTTCCTGCGGTGGATGGCAACCGGATAGAGCTTCTGGGCGACTATCACGGCACCATCGACCGGATTATCGCCGACATCGACCGCGCGCAGCATCACGTGAACGTCGAGTTCTATATCTTCAAGAGCGACCGGGTCGGAGACCGTCTGATGGCGGCGCTGGAGCGGGCGAATGCGCGCGGCGTGACCTGCCGCGTGCTGCTCGACGCGCTGGGTTCCTACGGTTCGGTCGCATCGATCAAGCACCGGCTGGAGGCTGCAGGCATCGAGGTGCACGACATCCTGCCGCTGCGCCGGCGCCTGTCCAGCTCGCGCGTGGACCTGCGCAATCACCGCAAGATCGTGGTGGTGGACGGGCGGGTCGGTTACACCGGATCGCAGAATATCTGGGCGCCCGAGGATCACGGACGACAGGCCAATCGGGAACTCGCGGTTCGCGTTACCGGGCCGCTCGTCGTGCAGTTGCAGGCGATCTTCGTGTGCGACTGGTATCTCGAAACGCTCGAAGAGCTGGCGGAGGACGCGATGTTCCCCCCGCTCGACCGGGGCACCGGACTGGCTGCGCAGATCATCGCCACCGGTCCCGACAACCCGGTGGGCGGGATGGATCTGATCGTCGCGCAGGCAATGCACAATGCGAGCGAGGAGATCGTGATCGTCACGCCCTATTTCGTGCCCAACGACTCGCTGCTGACGGCCATCCGCGGGGCGGTGCTGCGAGGGGTGCGGGTGCGGCTGATCACGGCGGCGAAGTGCGATCAGTACCTCGCCGGGCTGGCGCAGCGCAGCTATTACGAGGAAATCCTCTCGCTCGGGGCGGAAATCCACCTATTCGGCCCGGAATTCCTGCATGCGAAACATTCCCGGGTGGATCATGAGGTGGCGATCCTGGGGTCGAGCAACATGGATATGCGCTCGTTCGAACTGAATGCCGAGATCGATCTGCTATGTTATGACGAGGCTTTCGCCAAAGACCTCCAGCAGGTGGAAAATCGCTATCTCGAACGCTCTACTCCCCTCTCCTGCGACGAATGGAAGCGTCGCCCGCTGATGCACAAGGTGCTGGAGAACGCCGCGCGAATGATGAGCGAACTGATCTGA
- a CDS encoding endonuclease/exonuclease/phosphatase family protein, which translates to MHAPTFKLASYNIHKAVGTDRKRDPQRILNVLGEVDADIVILQEADRRFGQRERTLPDFLVEQHTDYVPVPFDVQHDSMGWHGNTIMVRRDIAVLEHDILHIPYLEPRGVVTATLRLPAGLELSVFGMHLDLSGLWRLRQARAIAELARAAQEHRPTLLAGDLNEWRPNGGCLKEFARHFTVLDCGRSFHSQRPMGRLDRIIHGATLEAVECGVHHSALASRASDHLPVWAKLRASA; encoded by the coding sequence ATGCACGCCCCGACCTTCAAGCTCGCCAGTTACAACATTCACAAGGCCGTCGGCACGGATCGCAAGCGCGATCCGCAGCGCATCCTGAACGTGCTGGGCGAGGTCGATGCGGATATCGTGATCCTGCAGGAGGCAGACCGGCGGTTCGGGCAGCGCGAGCGCACCCTGCCCGATTTTCTGGTCGAGCAGCATACCGATTACGTGCCGGTCCCCTTCGACGTGCAGCATGATTCAATGGGCTGGCACGGCAACACGATCATGGTCCGGCGCGATATCGCCGTCCTTGAGCATGACATCCTCCACATCCCCTATCTCGAACCGCGCGGGGTCGTGACCGCGACCCTGCGGCTTCCCGCTGGGCTGGAACTCTCGGTGTTCGGAATGCACCTGGACCTGTCTGGCCTGTGGCGCCTGCGCCAGGCGCGGGCGATCGCCGAGCTGGCGCGCGCGGCGCAGGAGCACCGGCCCACCCTGCTGGCGGGCGATCTGAACGAATGGCGCCCCAACGGCGGCTGCCTGAAGGAATTCGCGCGCCATTTCACCGTGCTCGATTGCGGCCGCAGCTTCCACAGCCAGCGCCCGATGGGGCGGCTCGACCGGATCATCCACGGGGCCACGCTGGAGGCGGTGGAATGCGGCGTGCACCACAGCGCGCTGGCTTCGCGCGCATCGGACCACCTGCCCGTCTGGGCAAAGTTGCGCGCTTCAGCCTGA